The Streptomyces sp. NBC_00344 genome includes a window with the following:
- a CDS encoding type II secretion system F family protein has protein sequence MNTPALLAIGGTLLCGVLAVAGIHAYASGRAQREALVDRLSATGHPLTGLRARRFSGVDRRLRRTVLGKRIQQRLAATGLDLTPGEFTVYVVVGVAALWLIASAALAPFFGPVAGLFAVWAGNTFLNWQRQKRIEAFISQLPELSRILANATAAGLALRTALAMAAEELEAPAGEELSAVTAQLALGRSIDETLGELADRLPSRELVVLVTTLVLSNRAGGTVVGSLRNLTETLEERKETRREVVTMLSEVNATAYTLPLLGLGAMLMLNSMDHGSLARMTGHPLGQVAVIVALGLYAVGFIGMRRLGKIEV, from the coding sequence ATGAACACTCCCGCTCTGCTGGCGATCGGCGGCACGCTGCTCTGCGGCGTACTCGCGGTCGCCGGAATCCATGCCTACGCCTCCGGGCGGGCGCAGCGCGAGGCGCTGGTCGACCGGCTCTCCGCCACCGGGCACCCGCTGACGGGCCTGCGCGCCCGCCGCTTCAGCGGGGTGGACCGCAGACTCCGCAGAACCGTCCTCGGCAAGCGGATCCAGCAGCGGCTCGCCGCCACCGGCCTGGACCTCACCCCCGGTGAGTTCACCGTGTACGTGGTCGTGGGCGTCGCGGCGCTCTGGCTGATCGCCTCGGCGGCGCTGGCGCCGTTCTTCGGCCCTGTCGCCGGTCTCTTCGCCGTCTGGGCCGGCAACACGTTCCTCAACTGGCAGCGGCAGAAACGCATCGAGGCGTTCATCAGTCAGCTTCCCGAGCTCTCCAGGATCCTGGCCAACGCCACGGCAGCCGGCCTGGCCCTCCGCACCGCGCTGGCCATGGCAGCCGAGGAGCTGGAAGCCCCGGCCGGAGAGGAACTGAGCGCGGTGACAGCACAGTTGGCGCTCGGCAGGTCCATCGACGAAACCCTCGGTGAACTGGCCGATCGGCTGCCCTCCCGCGAACTGGTCGTCCTGGTCACCACCCTGGTCCTGTCCAATCGGGCGGGCGGCACCGTGGTGGGAAGTCTGCGCAACCTCACCGAGACCCTCGAGGAGCGCAAGGAGACCCGCAGAGAGGTCGTCACGATGCTCTCCGAGGTGAACGCGACCGCCTACACCCTCCCGCTGCTGGGTCTCGGCGCCATGCTCATGCTGAATTCGATGGACCACGGCTCGCTCGCCCGGATGACAGGGCACCCGCTGGGTCAGGTCGCGGTGATCGTCGCACTCGGTCTCTACGCCGTCGGATTCATCGGTATGCGCCGTCTCGGCAAGATCGAAGTCTGA
- a CDS encoding CpaF family protein — MSLRARIAAPEEHGGGREDGHLVATYRAKLLEEIDLAEMSSLATAERRVRLERVLGHIISREGPVLSTGERSQLIRRVVDEALGLGVLEPLLEDASITEIMVNGPDAIFVERNGRVEQLPMRFASNEQLMQTIERIVSTVNRRVDESNPMVDARLPSGERVNVIIPPLSLTGPTLTIRRFPRAYRLQELIALGTLDEQMLMLLSAFVRARFNVIVSGGTGSGKTTLLNALSGLIPDHERIITVEDAAELQLQQAHVVRLETRPANVEGKGQITIRDLVRNSLRMRPDRIIVGEVRGGETLDMLQAMSTGHDGSLATVHSNSAEDALMRLQTLGSMSEVEIPFEALRDQINSAVDVIVQLTRHADGSRKVSEVVILVSHGREQFQISTVSRFLAEPMSADRVVHGRFEHLPLPRRVAERLYLANEPLPPAFGVVEGIDPFHTREAR, encoded by the coding sequence ATGAGTCTGCGAGCCCGTATCGCGGCCCCCGAGGAGCACGGCGGGGGACGGGAGGACGGCCATCTGGTCGCCACCTACCGCGCCAAGCTCCTCGAAGAGATCGACCTCGCGGAGATGTCCTCGCTCGCGACCGCCGAACGGCGTGTCAGGCTCGAACGCGTCCTGGGCCACATCATCAGCCGCGAGGGCCCGGTGCTCTCCACAGGCGAGCGTTCCCAGCTGATCCGCCGAGTCGTCGACGAGGCTCTGGGCCTCGGCGTACTGGAACCGCTCCTCGAGGACGCTTCCATCACCGAGATCATGGTCAACGGGCCCGACGCGATCTTCGTCGAACGGAACGGCCGCGTCGAACAGCTCCCGATGCGCTTCGCCTCCAACGAACAGCTGATGCAGACCATCGAGCGCATCGTGTCGACCGTCAACCGCCGGGTCGACGAGTCCAATCCGATGGTCGACGCCCGCCTGCCCTCCGGCGAGCGCGTCAACGTCATCATCCCGCCGCTCTCGCTCACCGGCCCCACACTCACCATCCGCCGCTTCCCCCGGGCGTACCGGCTCCAGGAACTGATCGCCCTCGGCACGCTGGACGAGCAGATGCTGATGCTGCTGTCGGCGTTCGTCAGGGCCCGCTTCAACGTGATCGTCTCCGGCGGTACCGGCTCCGGCAAGACGACCCTGCTCAATGCGCTCTCCGGGCTGATCCCCGACCACGAGCGCATCATCACCGTCGAGGACGCCGCCGAACTCCAGCTCCAGCAGGCCCATGTGGTGCGACTGGAGACCCGTCCGGCGAACGTCGAGGGAAAGGGCCAGATCACCATCCGCGACCTGGTCCGCAACTCGCTCAGGATGCGCCCCGACCGGATCATCGTCGGTGAGGTCCGTGGCGGCGAGACCCTGGACATGCTCCAGGCGATGTCGACGGGCCACGACGGCTCGCTCGCCACCGTGCACTCCAACAGCGCCGAGGACGCGCTGATGCGGCTGCAGACCCTGGGGTCCATGTCCGAGGTGGAGATCCCCTTCGAGGCGCTGCGCGACCAGATCAACAGCGCGGTCGACGTGATCGTCCAGCTGACCCGGCACGCGGACGGCTCCCGCAAGGTGAGCGAGGTGGTGATTCTGGTCAGCCACGGGCGGGAACAGTTCCAGATCTCCACCGTCTCCCGCTTCCTCGCCGAGCCGATGAGCGCGGACCGGGTGGTGCACGGGCGGTTCGAGCATCTTCCGCTGCCGCGCCGGGTCGCCGAACGGCTGTATCTCGCCAATGAGCCACTCCCGCCCGCGTTCGGCGTGGTCGAGGGCATCGATCCGTTCCACACCAGAGAGGCGAGGTAG
- a CDS encoding TadE/TadG family type IV pilus assembly protein, producing the protein MNPTPGTPRRSRHPLRSDRGTAILEFTGMLPIVLFVGMAAIQLGIAGYAANQAGTAARAAARTEAQGRPGAAAGQSALSGWLRDDATVSASPCGDTTRATASITVPSIIGVGVGSVTRTVVMPCDDTDPAGGRP; encoded by the coding sequence ATGAACCCGACGCCCGGCACCCCGCGCCGGTCCAGGCATCCGCTGCGCAGTGACCGCGGCACCGCCATCCTCGAGTTCACCGGCATGCTCCCCATCGTCCTGTTCGTCGGCATGGCGGCGATCCAGCTCGGCATCGCCGGATACGCCGCGAACCAGGCAGGAACCGCCGCCCGCGCGGCAGCCCGTACCGAAGCGCAGGGACGACCGGGCGCGGCCGCGGGGCAGTCCGCACTGAGCGGCTGGCTCAGGGACGATGCCACGGTCAGTGCCTCGCCCTGCGGGGACACCACACGCGCCACCGCCAGCATCACCGTTCCCTCGATCATCGGTGTCGGCGTCGGTTCGGTCACCCGCACTGTCGTCATGCCGTGCGACGACACGGACCCTGCGGGAGGCCGGCCATGA